The Anaerolineae bacterium genomic sequence TGCGCGGGTTGTTGCCTGTCTGGAACATTATCAGACAAGAAGGATAGTTTCAGGCGAACGAGCATTTTTAAATTACCTGGAGGGCGGCTGCCAGATTCCGATTGCAGGTCATGGTAAAATTGAAAATAATATCTTTACAATAACCGGGCTTGTTGCAACCGTTGATGGAGTGACTGTAATAAGGAATACAATGTCAGGCCCTGAAGAAGATTCGGAAAAGGTTGGAATAAAACTGGCAGAAACCCTTCTTTCAATGGGCGCCGGGAAAATACTGGAAGATTTGAAGAATAATTTTAACAATTCAGCTACAGATACACACAGATAAACGCAGATAGATTTAAATACAAAAAAAACACATAGCCGTTCACGGCTTGAAATTTGAAATTGGAAAGTAGAAATTCGGGAAGACCTGGCTGTATACAAACCGGTAGAAGCGTTATCCGATAAAGTCAGGTTGCTATCAGATAATACGATAGCATGAAGGCCGAATTTCTATTTTCTAATTTCAACGTTATGTGATCTCTGTGGTAAAAGTTTTATGCAATATATTGGAATATTACGATGAAAGAAACTAAAGGTAAAGTATATCTGATCGGGGCGGGCCCTGGCGATCCAGGGCTTATTACAGTAAAAGGGTTGGAATGTATTGAGAAGGCAGATGTTGTAATTTATGATTATCTTGCGTCTTCGATGTTTTTACAACACGCCAAAAAGGATGCCGAAATTATCTATGTTGGCAAAAAAGGCGGGGATCATACTCTGCCTCAGGACAAAATCAGCGCCCTGATAGTGGAAAAAGCAAAAACCGGTTTGATTGTTGCCAGGCTGAAAGGCGGAGATCCCTTTATATTTGGTCGCGGCGCTGAAGAGGCGGAAGAACTGATTAAAGCCGGCATCTCCTTTGAGGTAGTGCCTGGCGTGACATCTGCAATAGCTGCTCCGGCCTACGCTGGAATTCCGCTGACCCATAGAAACTTTACCTCTACCGTTGCTTTTGTAACAGGTCATGAAGACCCGACCAAAGAAGAATCAAGCATTAACTGGGCTGCTCTTGTAAAGGGGATAGGCACTATTGTGTTTCTGATGGGGGTTAAAAACCTTCCGCATATCACAGACAGGCTTGCATATCACGGTATGAGCCATGATATGCCGGTGGCGCTGGTAAGATGGGGAACAACAAACAAACAGATGACGGTTACCGGAACGCTCGATAATATTGTTGAGCGTGTGAAATCAGCCGGCCTGAAGTCGCCTGCAATAATTGTAGTGGGCGAGGTGGTAAAATTAAGAGAGACAATGCAATGGTTTGAAAACAGACCTTTGATGGGAAAAAGAATCGTGGTGACCAGAGCTCGGGAACAGGCAAGCGAACTTGTTAAAATTCTGTCTGATCTTGGAGCGGAATGCCTGGAATGCCCCACCATAAAGGTTTTTCCTCCAGCCGACGGGAAACCGCTTGATACGGCAATAGATAACCTTTCCTTATATGACTGGCTTATTTTTACAAGCGTAAACGGCGTAAACTTCTTCTTTGAGAGTCTTTTTAAACAAAACAGGGATGTGCGGGCTTTTAGCAATCTTCGCACTGCATCCATAGGGCCTGCAACCGCGAAAAGGATGTTTGATTTTGGATTAAAAAGCGATATTGTTCCTGAAAGCTACGTGGCCGAGTCTATCATCGAGGCATTTGCACGGGAAGATATAAAAGGGAAAAGGGTTCTTCTGCCGCGAGCAAAGGAGGCACGGCCTATTCTTCCGGTAGAGCTGGCAAAAATGGGAGCCATAGTGGATGAGGTAACCGCGTATCGCACCGAAAAGGTTTGTGATAATGTTGACGCTTTGATGGCTGGGCTGGAACAGGGAACTATAGATCTTATAACATTTACAAGCTCATCTACTGTAAAAAATTTTCACGCGCTTATTCCGCCCGAGAAGTTTAATGACCTGATGAAAGGCGTAACTATCGCCAGCATAGGTCCGATAACCACTGATACCGCAAAAGCTCTGGGCTTTGATGTTCATATAGTCGCCGAATCATATACTATACCCGGACTATGCGAGGCGATTAAGCAATTCTATAATCAGAAATAAACTCTTTATCTCGAACCTTCTCTGCCGCTAAATCTCCCCCTCCACCTTTTTCTCGTTTTGTTTAAGATCATTC encodes the following:
- the cobA gene encoding uroporphyrinogen-III C-methyltransferase, with translation MKETKGKVYLIGAGPGDPGLITVKGLECIEKADVVIYDYLASSMFLQHAKKDAEIIYVGKKGGDHTLPQDKISALIVEKAKTGLIVARLKGGDPFIFGRGAEEAEELIKAGISFEVVPGVTSAIAAPAYAGIPLTHRNFTSTVAFVTGHEDPTKEESSINWAALVKGIGTIVFLMGVKNLPHITDRLAYHGMSHDMPVALVRWGTTNKQMTVTGTLDNIVERVKSAGLKSPAIIVVGEVVKLRETMQWFENRPLMGKRIVVTRAREQASELVKILSDLGAECLECPTIKVFPPADGKPLDTAIDNLSLYDWLIFTSVNGVNFFFESLFKQNRDVRAFSNLRTASIGPATAKRMFDFGLKSDIVPESYVAESIIEAFAREDIKGKRVLLPRAKEARPILPVELAKMGAIVDEVTAYRTEKVCDNVDALMAGLEQGTIDLITFTSSSTVKNFHALIPPEKFNDLMKGVTIASIGPITTDTAKALGFDVHIVAESYTIPGLCEAIKQFYNQK